A genome region from Cervus elaphus chromosome 18, mCerEla1.1, whole genome shotgun sequence includes the following:
- the LOC122674582 gene encoding GTPase IMAP family member 5-like isoform X3, with protein sequence MEGLQRSRYETMAEGGIQCQGFEPSSSLRIILVGKTGSGRSATGNSILCQPMFESKLGAQAVTRKCQRATGTWNGRSILVVDTPPIFESRAQDQEVYENIGACYLLSVPGPHVLLLVTQLGRFIEQDPVAMTRVKEVFGAGAERYMVVLFTHKEDLAGASLDEYVANTDNLRLRSLVRECGRRYCAFNNRASGDEQREQLAQLMAVIEGLQREHQGAFLTNELFFDAQMLQQMGGGAHGEGYRHYLDKVQLQVAKQKEGLKEAERNCAFKALLRLKAWIASHAKIFVLVLCLLIFLAIVISLYSTHQH encoded by the exons ATGGAAGGGCTGCAGAGGAGCAGATATGAAACCATGGCTGAAG gcgGGATACAATGTCAGGGCTTTGAACCCTCCTCCTCCTTGAGGATCATCCTGGTAGGGAAAACAGGCAGTGGGAGAAGTGCCACTGGGAACAGCATTCTCTGCCAGCCCATGTTTGAGTCCAAGCTGGGGGCCCAGGCGGTGACCAGGAAGTGTCAGAGGGCAACAGGCACGTGGAATGGGAGGAGCATCCTGGTGGTGGACACGCCCCCCATCTTTGAGTCCAGGGCCCAGGATCAAGAGGTATATGAGAACATCGGAGCCTGTTACCTGCTGTCGGTGCCAGGGCCCCACGTGCTGCTGCTGGTGACCCAGCTGGGGCGCTTCATCGAGCAGGACCCGGTGGCCATGACCAGGGTGAAGGAGGTCTTTGGGGCGGGAGCCGAGAGATACATGGTCGTCCTCTTCACCCACAAGGAGGACTTGGCGGGTGCATCCTTGGATGAGTACGTGGCAAACACAGACAACCTCAGGCTGAGGAGCCTGGTCCGGGAGTGTGGGCGGAGGTACTGCGCCTTCAACAACCGGGCCTCCGGGGACGAGCAGAGAGAGCAGCTGGCCCAGCTGATGGCCGTGATCGAGGGGCTGCAGCGGGAGCACCAGGGCGCCTTCCTCACCAACGAGCTCTTCTTTGATGCACAGATGCTCCAGCAGATGGGGGGTGGCGCCCATGGAGAAGGTTACAGGCACTACCTGGACAAGGTGCAGTTGCAGGTTGCAAAGCAAAAGGAAGGCCTGAAAGAGGCTGAGAGAAACTGTGCCTTCAAGGCGCTCCTCCGGCTCAAAGCCTGGATCGCTTCTCATGCCAAAATATTTGTTCTTGTCCTATGCCTTTTGATTTTTCTTGCCATTGTAATTAGCTTGTATAGTACGCATCAACATTGA
- the LOC122674582 gene encoding GTPase IMAP family member 5-like isoform X2: MDGSVKQMEGLQRSRYETMAEGGIQCQGFEPSSSLRIILVGKTGSGRSATGNSILCQPMFESKLGAQAVTRKCQRATGTWNGRSILVVDTPPIFESRAQDQEVYENIGACYLLSVPGPHVLLLVTQLGRFIEQDPVAMTRVKEVFGAGAERYMVVLFTHKEDLAGASLDEYVANTDNLRLRSLVRECGRRYCAFNNRASGDEQREQLAQLMAVIEGLQREHQGAFLTNELFFDAQMLQQMGGGAHGEGYRHYLDKVQLQVAKQKEGLKEAERNCAFKALLRLKAWIASHAKIFVLVLCLLIFLAIVISLYSTHQH, encoded by the exons AAGCAAATGGAAGGGCTGCAGAGGAGCAGATATGAAACCATGGCTGAAG gcgGGATACAATGTCAGGGCTTTGAACCCTCCTCCTCCTTGAGGATCATCCTGGTAGGGAAAACAGGCAGTGGGAGAAGTGCCACTGGGAACAGCATTCTCTGCCAGCCCATGTTTGAGTCCAAGCTGGGGGCCCAGGCGGTGACCAGGAAGTGTCAGAGGGCAACAGGCACGTGGAATGGGAGGAGCATCCTGGTGGTGGACACGCCCCCCATCTTTGAGTCCAGGGCCCAGGATCAAGAGGTATATGAGAACATCGGAGCCTGTTACCTGCTGTCGGTGCCAGGGCCCCACGTGCTGCTGCTGGTGACCCAGCTGGGGCGCTTCATCGAGCAGGACCCGGTGGCCATGACCAGGGTGAAGGAGGTCTTTGGGGCGGGAGCCGAGAGATACATGGTCGTCCTCTTCACCCACAAGGAGGACTTGGCGGGTGCATCCTTGGATGAGTACGTGGCAAACACAGACAACCTCAGGCTGAGGAGCCTGGTCCGGGAGTGTGGGCGGAGGTACTGCGCCTTCAACAACCGGGCCTCCGGGGACGAGCAGAGAGAGCAGCTGGCCCAGCTGATGGCCGTGATCGAGGGGCTGCAGCGGGAGCACCAGGGCGCCTTCCTCACCAACGAGCTCTTCTTTGATGCACAGATGCTCCAGCAGATGGGGGGTGGCGCCCATGGAGAAGGTTACAGGCACTACCTGGACAAGGTGCAGTTGCAGGTTGCAAAGCAAAAGGAAGGCCTGAAAGAGGCTGAGAGAAACTGTGCCTTCAAGGCGCTCCTCCGGCTCAAAGCCTGGATCGCTTCTCATGCCAAAATATTTGTTCTTGTCCTATGCCTTTTGATTTTTCTTGCCATTGTAATTAGCTTGTATAGTACGCATCAACATTGA